One Kribbella sp. NBC_00662 genomic region harbors:
- a CDS encoding DsbA family oxidoreductase: MRIDVWSDVVCPWCYIGKRRLEEALDASGDTATVVWHSFQLDPSSTNDDPRDLATRLGEKYGRGREWALQANAHVTGIAAEVGLEYHLDQAKPANTVDAHRLLHLALDLEDAGEVPAGTQGALKERLLKAYFTDGLPVGDHAALTELATEVGLPAERAREVLAGTAYTDEVAADQAQALAYGANGVPFFVIDEKYGVSGAQPVEVFQEALRRANADRKPVTLITAPGATTDGDAACGPDGCPI; this comes from the coding sequence ATGCGTATTGATGTGTGGTCCGACGTCGTCTGCCCGTGGTGCTACATCGGGAAGCGTCGGCTCGAGGAGGCCCTCGACGCCAGCGGTGACACCGCGACTGTCGTCTGGCACAGCTTCCAGCTCGACCCCTCCTCCACGAACGACGACCCGCGGGACCTGGCCACCCGACTGGGTGAGAAGTACGGCCGCGGCCGCGAGTGGGCGCTGCAGGCCAACGCCCATGTCACCGGGATCGCCGCAGAGGTCGGTCTGGAGTACCACCTCGACCAGGCGAAGCCGGCGAACACCGTCGACGCGCACCGGCTGCTCCACCTCGCTCTCGACCTCGAGGACGCCGGCGAGGTGCCCGCAGGTACGCAGGGCGCGCTCAAGGAGCGGCTGCTCAAGGCGTACTTCACCGACGGCCTCCCGGTCGGCGATCACGCCGCGCTGACCGAACTGGCCACCGAGGTCGGTCTGCCCGCCGAGCGAGCCCGTGAGGTCCTGGCGGGTACGGCGTACACCGACGAGGTCGCCGCCGACCAGGCGCAGGCTCTGGCGTACGGCGCGAACGGCGTACCGTTCTTCGTCATCGACGAGAAGTACGGCGTGAGCGGTGCGCAGCCCGTGGAGGTCTTCCAAGAGGCACTGCGCCGGGCGAACGCCGACCGGAAGCCGGTGACGCTGATCACCGCGCCGGGCGCCACGACCGACGGTGACGCCGCGTGCGGCCCGGACGGCTGCCCGATCTGA
- the rsgA gene encoding ribosome small subunit-dependent GTPase A, which translates to MSRYDEEAKYDRPKRRTRPRTKDRPSYDDAVIGFVFTRDRGRYACWVEDSNGGREVTAMKARQLGRTGVIVGDRVKLDGNATGDEGSLARIVEVLPRTTLLRRSADDDDPVERPLVANADQLVIVVAVANPEPRTGLIDRFLVAAYDAGMRPLLCLTKTDLADPDPLLSIYRPLGVESVATHQNGDLSKLREQLDDRTSVLVGHSGVGKSTLVNGLIPGADRAIGVVNEVTGRGRHTSTNTLVLRLPEGGWLIDTPGIRSFGLAHVEPDQLIHAFPDLAEIAENCPRGCTHTADAPDCALDEAVTEGRADAARVDSFRRLLASREGRELRDAPEEAT; encoded by the coding sequence ATGTCGCGGTACGACGAGGAGGCCAAGTACGACCGGCCCAAGCGCCGGACCCGGCCACGGACCAAGGACCGCCCCTCGTACGACGACGCCGTGATCGGGTTCGTCTTCACCCGCGACCGCGGGCGGTACGCCTGCTGGGTCGAGGATTCGAACGGCGGTCGCGAAGTGACCGCGATGAAGGCCCGCCAGCTCGGTCGCACCGGCGTGATCGTCGGCGACCGGGTCAAACTCGACGGCAACGCCACCGGTGACGAGGGCTCACTGGCCCGGATCGTCGAGGTCCTCCCCCGGACGACGCTGCTGCGCCGCTCCGCGGACGACGACGATCCGGTCGAGCGCCCGCTGGTCGCGAACGCGGACCAGCTCGTCATCGTCGTCGCGGTCGCGAACCCGGAGCCCCGCACCGGGTTGATCGACCGCTTCCTGGTCGCGGCGTACGACGCCGGCATGCGACCGCTGCTCTGCCTGACGAAGACCGACCTGGCCGATCCCGATCCGCTGCTGTCGATCTACCGCCCGCTCGGCGTCGAGTCGGTGGCGACGCACCAGAACGGCGATCTCAGCAAACTCCGTGAACAGCTCGACGACCGGACCAGCGTTCTCGTCGGCCACTCCGGGGTCGGCAAGTCCACGCTGGTCAACGGCCTCATCCCGGGCGCGGACCGGGCGATCGGCGTCGTCAACGAGGTGACCGGCCGCGGACGCCATACCTCGACGAACACGCTCGTACTGCGTCTGCCCGAGGGCGGATGGCTGATCGACACCCCGGGCATCCGCTCCTTCGGCCTGGCCCACGTCGAGCCGGATCAACTGATCCACGCCTTCCCGGACCTGGCCGAGATCGCCGAGAACTGCCCCCGCGGCTGCACCCATACCGCCGACGCCCCCGACTGCGCACTGGACGAAGCGGTGACCGAGGGCCGCGCCGACGCGGCCAGGGTCGACTCGTTCCGCCGTTTGCTGGCCAGCCGCGAAGGCCGCGAGCTCCGGGACGCCCCGGAAGAGGCTACTTAG
- a CDS encoding DoxX family protein, producing MTVVRALARPLLSVIFVVQGANAIRNPEPLVPKAQPVTDRMVPMVKRVAPPQVSDRLPDTTANLVRLNGAVHVLGGLALATGKGRRLGASLLAASLVPTTLAGHPFWLEKDKTVRNQQRINFMKNLGLMGGLLLAAVDTEGKPGVAWRATHGAKAAKRETKRGAKAAKREAKLLAREAKQAAKLAKAELPFG from the coding sequence ATGACTGTCGTGCGCGCACTGGCCAGGCCGTTGCTGTCCGTCATTTTCGTCGTGCAGGGCGCGAACGCGATCCGGAACCCGGAGCCGCTGGTGCCGAAGGCGCAGCCCGTCACGGACCGGATGGTCCCGATGGTGAAGCGGGTCGCGCCACCGCAGGTGAGCGACCGGCTCCCTGACACGACCGCCAACCTGGTCCGGCTGAACGGCGCGGTCCACGTGCTCGGCGGTCTGGCGCTGGCGACAGGCAAGGGTCGTCGGCTCGGGGCGTCGCTGCTGGCGGCTTCGCTGGTGCCGACCACGCTCGCCGGCCACCCGTTCTGGCTGGAGAAGGACAAGACCGTCCGCAACCAGCAGCGCATCAACTTCATGAAGAACCTGGGCCTCATGGGCGGTCTGCTGCTCGCAGCGGTCGACACCGAGGGCAAGCCGGGTGTCGCCTGGCGTGCCACGCACGGTGCGAAGGCCGCCAAGCGCGAGACCAAGCGCGGGGCGAAGGCCGCCAAGCGGGAGGCCAAGCTGCTGGCCCGCGAGGCCAAGCAGGCCGCGAAGCTGGCGAAGGCGGAGCTCCCGTTCGGCTGA
- a CDS encoding RNA polymerase sigma factor: protein MAEAHVTEWASVLAATARIAADLDLAEDCVQDAYAKALVRWRADGVPKKPGAWLTTVATRRALEHRRRADVVRRKLPLLVPDDDVTDQLFPDDRLRLVFTCCHPALAQEAQIALTLRLVCGLSSTEIAKAFLVKEATMQARITRAKQKIYRSGIAYRIPRTADFPDRITAVLDVIHLVYTAGHTAVDSDGLTRPELARRGIDLARMVRLLLPDSTEAAGLLALLLLTQAREAARVGDDGRLVLMEDQDRSRWDTTLIAEGLELVPKALVDRRGAGRAAVGRFGVMAAIAAVHAEAPRWEDTDWPEILGLYEVLLDRWPSPVVALNRVIALGYVSGPAEALGELDKLAADPALATYPYLSSTRGELLWRLGRTEEASKAYEEALAFTSNPVEAEFLQRRITRGA, encoded by the coding sequence GTGGCTGAGGCTCACGTGACCGAGTGGGCCTCCGTGCTCGCCGCGACCGCACGCATCGCTGCCGACCTCGATCTGGCCGAGGACTGCGTCCAGGACGCGTACGCGAAGGCGCTCGTGCGCTGGCGGGCCGACGGTGTGCCGAAGAAACCGGGCGCATGGTTGACGACGGTCGCGACCCGACGGGCGCTGGAGCACCGGCGGCGGGCGGACGTCGTACGGCGCAAGCTGCCGTTGCTCGTCCCCGACGACGACGTGACCGATCAGCTTTTCCCGGACGACCGGTTGCGGTTGGTGTTCACGTGCTGCCACCCGGCGCTCGCCCAGGAGGCGCAGATCGCGCTGACGCTGCGGCTGGTGTGCGGGTTGTCGTCGACGGAGATCGCGAAGGCGTTCCTGGTGAAGGAAGCCACGATGCAGGCGCGGATCACCCGGGCCAAACAGAAGATCTACCGCTCCGGCATCGCGTACCGAATCCCTCGTACGGCGGACTTCCCGGACCGCATCACTGCAGTCCTGGACGTCATCCACCTCGTCTACACCGCAGGCCACACGGCAGTGGACAGCGACGGACTGACACGACCGGAACTGGCTCGGCGTGGAATCGATCTGGCTCGGATGGTGCGGTTGCTCCTGCCCGACAGCACGGAGGCGGCGGGGCTGCTCGCGCTGCTCCTGCTGACACAGGCGAGGGAGGCAGCACGCGTCGGCGACGACGGGCGCCTGGTGCTGATGGAGGACCAGGACCGGTCGCGGTGGGACACGACGCTGATCGCTGAAGGCCTGGAGTTGGTGCCGAAGGCGCTCGTCGATCGGCGTGGTGCGGGCCGCGCGGCCGTCGGCCGGTTCGGCGTGATGGCGGCGATCGCGGCTGTGCACGCCGAGGCGCCCCGCTGGGAGGACACTGACTGGCCAGAGATCCTCGGCCTGTACGAGGTTCTGCTCGACCGTTGGCCCTCCCCGGTGGTTGCGCTCAACCGCGTCATCGCGCTCGGCTATGTGAGCGGGCCGGCGGAGGCGCTCGGCGAGCTGGACAAGCTCGCCGCCGATCCGGCGTTGGCGACGTACCCGTATCTGTCCTCGACGAGAGGCGAGTTGCTGTGGCGGCTCGGGCGCACCGAAGAGGCGAGCAAGGCGTACGAAGAGGCGTTGGCGTTCACCAGCAATCCGGTGGAGGCGGAGTTCCTCCAGCGGCGGATCACTCGAGGCGCTTGA
- the hisN gene encoding histidinol-phosphatase — protein sequence MPSHTDDLRLAHILADDADSTTMDRYKALDLHVATKPDLTPVSESDKKVEDVMRKTLARARPRDAFVGEEDGTSGWGVRRWVVDPIDGTKNYIRGVPVWATLISLMIEDQVVVGVVSAPALGKRWWASYGDGAWTGRALHSSQPCRVSDVSKIEDASLSYASLKGWEKLGKKNQWSELMDSVWRTRAYGDFWSYMLVAEGAVDIAAEPELNLYDMAALAIIVDEAGGKFTSIDGVPGPNGPNAVATNGRLHDEVLKRLE from the coding sequence ATGCCTTCGCACACGGATGACCTGCGGCTCGCCCACATCCTGGCCGACGACGCGGACTCGACCACGATGGACCGCTACAAGGCGCTCGACCTGCACGTGGCCACCAAGCCCGACCTCACCCCGGTGAGCGAATCGGACAAGAAGGTCGAGGACGTGATGCGTAAGACGCTCGCCCGGGCCCGTCCGCGGGACGCGTTCGTGGGCGAGGAGGACGGCACCAGCGGCTGGGGCGTACGCCGCTGGGTGGTCGACCCGATCGACGGCACCAAGAACTACATCCGCGGTGTCCCGGTCTGGGCGACGCTGATCAGCCTGATGATCGAGGACCAGGTGGTCGTCGGCGTGGTCTCCGCGCCGGCGCTCGGCAAGCGCTGGTGGGCGTCGTACGGCGACGGCGCCTGGACCGGCCGGGCGCTGCACTCGTCGCAGCCCTGCCGGGTCAGCGACGTGAGCAAGATCGAGGACGCCTCGCTGTCGTACGCGTCGCTCAAGGGCTGGGAGAAGCTCGGCAAGAAGAACCAGTGGTCCGAGCTGATGGACTCGGTCTGGCGCACCCGCGCGTACGGCGACTTCTGGTCGTACATGCTGGTCGCCGAGGGCGCGGTCGACATCGCCGCGGAGCCGGAGCTGAACCTCTACGACATGGCCGCGCTGGCGATCATCGTCGACGAGGCCGGCGGCAAGTTCACCTCGATCGACGGCGTCCCGGGTCCGAACGGCCCCAACGCGGTAGCCACCAACGGCCGCCTGCACGACGAGGTACTCAAGCGCCTCGAGTGA
- the aroA gene encoding 3-phosphoshikimate 1-carboxyvinyltransferase, giving the protein MSEQQGWAAPRATGAVSGTVTVPGSKSISNRALILAALADGPSHLTGLLAARDTALMRSALVSLGVGISDGSTSVTVTPGSLKGPASVDCGLAGTVMRFVPPLAALADGVVAFDGDEYARERPMGVILGALRTLGVQIDDGGTGRMPYTVSGTGSVRGGKVTLDASGSSQFVSALLLAGARYDEGVDIRHDGKPVPSQPHLDMSVGMLRERGVQVDDAEPNRWVVAPGPIRALDTAIEPDLSNAAPFLAAAVITGGTVTVTGWPSQTTQPGGQLPDLFARFGASATLTDSGLTVRGTGRVQGVDLDLSEVGELSPVIAAVAAFADGPSYLRGIAHLRNHETDRLAALETEFNALGGDVTQLQDGLEIRPTTLHGGLFHTYDDHRMAHAAAVLGLLVDGLQIENIATTAKTLPEFPDMWSELAG; this is encoded by the coding sequence ATGAGCGAGCAGCAGGGCTGGGCGGCGCCGCGGGCTACTGGAGCCGTGAGCGGCACAGTGACGGTTCCGGGATCGAAGTCGATCAGCAACCGTGCCCTCATCCTCGCTGCCCTCGCCGACGGCCCGTCGCACCTGACCGGGCTGCTGGCGGCTCGTGACACTGCTCTGATGCGGTCGGCGCTGGTCTCACTCGGCGTCGGCATCAGCGACGGCAGTACGTCGGTCACCGTCACCCCGGGCTCGCTCAAGGGTCCGGCGAGCGTCGACTGCGGCCTGGCCGGCACCGTGATGCGGTTCGTCCCGCCGCTCGCCGCGCTGGCTGACGGCGTCGTGGCCTTCGACGGCGACGAGTACGCGCGGGAGCGGCCGATGGGCGTGATCCTGGGCGCACTGCGGACCCTCGGCGTACAGATCGACGACGGTGGCACCGGGCGGATGCCGTACACCGTGTCGGGCACCGGTTCGGTGCGTGGCGGGAAGGTGACGCTGGACGCGTCCGGGTCGAGCCAGTTCGTGTCCGCGCTGCTGCTCGCCGGTGCGCGGTACGACGAGGGCGTCGACATCCGGCACGACGGGAAGCCGGTGCCGTCCCAGCCGCACCTGGACATGTCGGTCGGGATGCTGCGCGAGCGCGGCGTCCAGGTCGACGACGCCGAGCCGAACCGCTGGGTCGTTGCCCCGGGCCCCATTCGGGCACTGGACACCGCGATCGAGCCGGACCTGTCGAACGCGGCGCCGTTCCTGGCCGCGGCCGTCATCACCGGCGGGACCGTGACCGTCACCGGCTGGCCGTCGCAGACCACGCAGCCCGGCGGCCAACTGCCCGACCTCTTCGCCCGCTTCGGCGCCTCGGCCACCCTCACCGACAGCGGCCTGACTGTGCGCGGCACCGGCCGGGTGCAGGGCGTGGACCTGGACCTGAGCGAGGTCGGCGAACTGTCGCCGGTCATCGCGGCGGTGGCGGCATTCGCCGACGGGCCGTCGTACCTGCGCGGGATCGCGCACCTGCGCAACCACGAGACCGACCGGCTGGCGGCGCTCGAGACCGAGTTCAACGCGCTCGGCGGCGACGTCACGCAGCTCCAGGACGGGCTGGAGATCCGCCCGACGACCCTGCACGGCGGGCTCTTCCACACGTACGACGATCACCGGATGGCGCACGCCGCCGCCGTACTCGGCCTGCTCGTCGACGGACTGCAGATCGAGAACATCGCAACCACGGCGAAGACCCTGCCAGAATTCCCGGATATGTGGTCGGAGCTCGCCGGCTGA
- a CDS encoding discoidin domain-containing protein: protein MPKRLATAFLVLTTAVVMVLGLTALPARAAEGDPASSVVATWSCTSSPCPWGASDTSNAAVWPAAAEPVRARYGYTVSHDVYAPAPKVAGWKITVTSGSATVYAGPADDSHSALASLSAGDSYTVPSTLSASSIVSVQDGGSFEYTITPGAPTDPPPAAGDGSVLATWNCTSSPCPSGQSYTSNAGVWPAAAEPVRARYGYTVSADVYAPVSKVVGWKITVVSGSATVYAGPANDSHSALATLSAGESYTVSSTLSNSSIVSVQNDGAFRVTFTPGDPTTPPASGYGSVLATWNCTGTPCPSGTSYTSDVAVWPAAAEPTRARYGYTVSHDVYAPAAKVAGWKITVTSGSAAVFAGPANDSHSSLAALSAGESYTVSSTLSGSSIVSVQGSAAFEYTLTPGEPVTPGPAGDGESALVTWTCTSSPCPWGPSDSGYAAVWPAETDPSRARYGYTASHDIYATAPQVANWKITVTSGSATVFSGPVGDSHASLANLSAGQSYTVPTTLSASSIVSVQSGSSFEYAFVPGPPVPPTPPACTDPTTCDPVSWVNARWRYAGTGENPGDWYGGVITWPVGTAYQGNGRSGDNARTVYSDSGVPLYPYMGRWADGCSVRVVTGRVLIVEWERGTDEWRETRLNAGQTYTISLSGSEDGAMIETDNDVEPFTVSLSNCTPRPLSESNNHVPVANAGAPQSVAAGTTVTLNGSGTDADGDALTYAWTQTGGPAVTLSSTTAAKPTFTAPSSASTLTFSLVVRDGKANSAAATTTVTTTAPVNQVPVANAGAAQTVNTGTTVTLDGSGSRDADNDPLTYTWTQTGGPAVTLSSRTVQKPTFTAPATKTTLTFSLVVRDGKANSAAATTTVTTNNTVPVANAGVAQSSESGVTVTLDGSGSRDADNDPLTYTWTQTGGSAVTLSSRTVQKPTFIAPATPTTLTFSLVVRDGKVDSAVSTTTVTVTGPNLARGKTATQSSTSGTAVAARAVDGNTNGVFSSGSVTQTNLSTQPWWQVDLGSAAAVSTVTVWSRTDSNRMRSGSVFISSTDMNGRSMSSLQADDSVKEMSFSAFSSSTNSLTLNAGNATGRYVRVQLSTFIGTLNLAEVQVGGTTGAVNLSTNRPATQSSTDVGTAARAVDGNTNGVFAAGSVSRTASSSQPWWQVDLLTNSRISNVTVHNRTDASVDKLNNAVVFLSTASMSGRTYAQLMADSTVTKLNLGATPGAVTSLPTNTVARYVKVQSPATSAGVISLAEVTVTGTQPN from the coding sequence ATGCCGAAACGTTTAGCGACCGCATTTCTCGTTCTGACTACTGCGGTCGTGATGGTGCTGGGCCTCACCGCCTTGCCGGCGCGAGCGGCCGAGGGTGATCCTGCGTCCTCCGTTGTGGCGACGTGGTCCTGTACCAGCAGTCCTTGCCCGTGGGGCGCGTCGGACACCAGCAACGCGGCGGTCTGGCCGGCCGCGGCGGAGCCGGTCCGGGCCCGCTACGGCTATACCGTCTCCCACGACGTGTACGCCCCGGCGCCCAAGGTGGCGGGCTGGAAGATCACCGTCACGTCCGGCAGCGCCACGGTTTACGCGGGCCCGGCCGACGACTCGCACTCGGCGCTGGCCTCACTGTCGGCCGGCGACAGCTACACCGTGCCCAGCACGCTCAGCGCCAGCAGCATCGTGAGCGTGCAGGACGGTGGGTCGTTCGAGTACACGATCACCCCCGGCGCCCCGACCGACCCGCCGCCGGCTGCCGGCGACGGCTCGGTGCTGGCCACCTGGAACTGCACCAGCAGCCCCTGCCCGTCGGGCCAGAGCTACACCAGCAACGCGGGCGTCTGGCCGGCCGCGGCCGAGCCGGTCCGGGCCCGCTACGGCTACACCGTCTCCGCCGACGTCTACGCGCCGGTGTCCAAGGTGGTGGGCTGGAAGATCACCGTCGTCTCCGGCAGCGCCACGGTGTACGCGGGCCCGGCCAACGACTCGCACTCGGCGCTGGCCACGCTGTCGGCCGGCGAGAGCTACACCGTGTCCAGCACGCTCAGCAACAGCAGCATCGTGAGCGTGCAGAACGATGGCGCGTTCCGGGTCACCTTCACGCCGGGCGATCCGACCACGCCGCCGGCGTCCGGCTACGGTTCGGTGCTGGCCACCTGGAACTGCACCGGCACGCCCTGCCCATCGGGTACGAGCTACACCAGCGACGTGGCGGTCTGGCCCGCGGCGGCCGAGCCCACCCGGGCCCGCTACGGCTACACCGTCTCCCATGACGTGTACGCCCCCGCGGCAAAGGTGGCCGGCTGGAAGATCACCGTCACTTCCGGCAGCGCCGCCGTGTTCGCGGGCCCGGCCAACGACTCGCACTCGTCGCTGGCCGCGCTGTCGGCCGGCGAGAGCTACACCGTGTCGAGCACCCTGAGCGGCAGCAGCATCGTCAGCGTGCAAGGCAGCGCCGCGTTCGAATACACGCTCACCCCGGGAGAGCCGGTCACGCCCGGGCCGGCCGGCGACGGCGAGTCGGCCCTGGTGACCTGGACCTGCACCAGCAGCCCGTGCCCGTGGGGTCCTTCGGACAGCGGGTACGCCGCCGTCTGGCCGGCCGAGACCGACCCCAGCCGGGCCCGCTACGGCTACACCGCCTCGCACGACATCTACGCGACGGCCCCGCAGGTGGCGAACTGGAAGATCACCGTCACCTCGGGCAGCGCCACCGTGTTCTCCGGCCCGGTCGGGGACTCGCACGCGTCGCTGGCCAACCTGTCGGCCGGCCAGAGCTACACCGTGCCGACCACGCTGAGCGCCAGCAGTATCGTCAGCGTGCAGAGCGGTTCGTCGTTCGAGTACGCCTTCGTGCCGGGCCCGCCGGTCCCGCCGACGCCGCCCGCCTGCACAGACCCCACCACCTGCGACCCGGTCTCCTGGGTCAACGCCCGCTGGCGCTACGCCGGCACCGGCGAGAACCCCGGTGACTGGTACGGCGGCGTGATCACCTGGCCGGTAGGCACGGCTTACCAGGGCAACGGCCGCTCCGGCGACAATGCGCGCACGGTCTACTCGGACTCCGGCGTTCCGCTCTACCCGTACATGGGTCGCTGGGCCGACGGGTGCTCCGTCCGCGTGGTCACCGGCCGGGTCCTGATCGTCGAGTGGGAGCGCGGTACGGACGAGTGGCGGGAGACCCGCCTGAACGCCGGCCAGACGTACACCATCTCGCTCAGCGGCTCCGAGGACGGCGCCATGATCGAGACGGACAACGACGTCGAGCCCTTCACGGTCTCGCTGAGCAACTGCACCCCGCGGCCGCTCTCGGAGTCGAACAACCACGTCCCGGTAGCGAACGCCGGTGCGCCGCAGTCGGTCGCGGCCGGTACGACCGTGACCCTGAACGGGTCCGGCACCGACGCCGACGGCGACGCCCTCACCTACGCGTGGACCCAGACCGGTGGACCGGCGGTGACGCTGTCCAGTACGACGGCGGCGAAGCCGACCTTCACCGCCCCGTCCTCGGCGTCCACGCTGACGTTCAGCCTGGTGGTGCGGGACGGCAAGGCCAACAGCGCGGCGGCGACCACCACGGTCACCACCACCGCCCCGGTCAACCAGGTGCCGGTGGCGAACGCCGGTGCGGCGCAGACGGTCAACACGGGCACTACGGTGACGCTGGACGGCTCCGGCAGCCGCGACGCCGACAACGACCCGCTGACCTACACCTGGACCCAGACCGGTGGGCCGGCGGTGACGCTGTCCAGCCGGACGGTGCAGAAGCCGACCTTCACCGCCCCGGCCACCAAGACCACGCTGACGTTCAGCCTGGTGGTGCGGGACGGCAAGGCCAACAGCGCGGCGGCGACCACCACGGTCACCACCAACAACACGGTGCCGGTGGCGAACGCGGGGGTCGCGCAGTCGAGCGAGTCCGGCGTCACCGTGACACTGGACGGCTCCGGCAGCCGCGACGCCGACAACGACCCGCTGACCTACACCTGGACCCAGACCGGCGGGTCGGCGGTGACGCTGTCCAGCCGGACGGTGCAGAAGCCGACCTTCATCGCCCCGGCCACACCGACCACGCTGACCTTCAGCCTGGTCGTGCGGGACGGCAAGGTGGACAGCGCGGTGTCGACCACCACGGTGACCGTGACCGGTCCGAACCTGGCCCGGGGCAAGACCGCCACCCAATCGAGCACCAGCGGTACCGCGGTGGCGGCCCGGGCGGTGGACGGCAACACCAACGGCGTGTTCTCGAGCGGCTCGGTGACCCAGACCAACCTCTCCACCCAGCCGTGGTGGCAGGTCGACCTCGGTTCCGCGGCGGCCGTCTCCACGGTCACGGTGTGGAGCCGGACCGACTCGAACCGGATGAGGAGCGGCTCGGTGTTCATCTCCTCGACCGACATGAACGGCCGGTCGATGTCCTCGCTGCAGGCCGACGACTCGGTGAAGGAGATGTCGTTCTCGGCGTTCTCGTCCAGCACCAACAGCCTGACGCTGAACGCGGGCAACGCCACCGGCCGGTACGTGCGGGTGCAGTTGTCGACCTTCATCGGCACCCTGAACCTGGCCGAGGTGCAGGTCGGCGGCACCACCGGCGCCGTGAACCTGTCCACCAACCGGCCGGCGACGCAGTCGTCGACCGACGTCGGCACCGCCGCCCGGGCCGTGGACGGGAACACCAACGGCGTCTTCGCCGCCGGGTCGGTGAGCCGGACGGCGTCCAGTTCGCAGCCGTGGTGGCAGGTCGACCTGCTGACCAACTCCCGGATCAGCAACGTCACGGTGCACAACCGGACCGACGCCTCGGTCGACAAGCTGAACAACGCGGTGGTGTTCCTCTCCACCGCCAGCATGTCGGGCCGGACCTACGCCCAGCTGATGGCCGACTCCACGGTGACCAAGCTGAACCTCGGGGCGACGCCGGGGGCGGTCACCAGTCTGCCGACCAACACCGTGGCCCGCTACGTCAAGGTGCAGTCGCCGGCCACCAGCGCCGGCGTGATCAGCCTGGCCGAGGTCACGGTGACGGGCACCCAGCCCAACTGA
- a CDS encoding DUF2231 domain-containing protein, protein MFERFGDLPLHVLVIHLTVVLLPVAALTLIAFAVVPKWRRVLRWPALVLGVGALVCAFVAKESGQAFVNAVPTLAKAVALHEKRGDLLFWYCLIFAVVAVAAFLLLAGIRGDTATKSRPLELVTQAAVVVIAVLVIWQTVRTGDAGARAVWEGQLPPK, encoded by the coding sequence ATGTTCGAGCGCTTCGGGGACCTGCCGCTGCACGTGCTCGTGATCCATCTGACGGTCGTGCTGCTGCCGGTGGCCGCGCTGACCCTGATCGCCTTCGCGGTGGTGCCGAAATGGCGCCGGGTGCTGCGCTGGCCGGCCCTCGTGCTCGGCGTCGGGGCGCTGGTCTGCGCGTTCGTGGCGAAGGAGAGCGGCCAGGCGTTCGTGAACGCGGTGCCGACGCTGGCGAAGGCAGTCGCACTGCACGAGAAGCGTGGCGACCTGTTGTTCTGGTACTGCCTGATCTTCGCGGTCGTGGCTGTGGCGGCTTTCCTGCTGCTGGCCGGCATCAGGGGTGACACGGCAACGAAGAGCCGCCCGCTGGAGCTCGTGACCCAGGCGGCCGTGGTCGTGATCGCAGTGCTGGTCATCTGGCAGACGGTGCGTACCGGTGACGCCGGCGCGCGGGCGGTCTGGGAAGGCCAGCTTCCGCCTAAGTAG
- a CDS encoding YciI family protein → MGKYLVMIYDDEAKWAADDGSVMEQNHKNHQAFVEANGSAVRGGGQLDGSETATSIRSDGKGGYVVTDGVFAETKEVMGGYYIIEAADLDEALAIAKQVPSPMGGVEVRPLVNGG, encoded by the coding sequence GTGGGCAAGTACCTGGTGATGATCTACGACGACGAGGCGAAGTGGGCCGCGGACGACGGATCGGTGATGGAGCAGAACCACAAGAACCATCAGGCCTTCGTCGAGGCCAACGGCTCGGCGGTCCGCGGCGGCGGTCAGCTCGACGGGAGTGAGACCGCGACCTCGATCCGTTCCGACGGCAAGGGCGGGTACGTCGTCACCGACGGCGTCTTCGCGGAGACCAAGGAAGTGATGGGCGGCTACTACATCATCGAGGCGGCCGACCTGGACGAGGCGCTCGCGATCGCCAAGCAGGTGCCGTCGCCGATGGGTGGTGTCGAGGTCCGCCCGCTGGTCAACGGCGGCTGA